AAAAAAGTATCTACccagggtgggagagatggctcagaggttaagagcactgactgctcttccagaggtcctgagttcaattctcagcaaccacatggtgactcacaatcatctgcaatggggcctgatgccctcttctgatgtgcataaagacagaacactcatatccataaaatacatgaataaataaatcttaaaaataagtatCTACCCTTCATAACCATACTATCACACTGGGGATTAGATTATGTAGCCTTAGGTAAcctggaattcattatatagaccaggttgacttCAAATTAGTGGTTGTCCTCTTTTGTCATCCCCTGAGTGTGCAAGTGTACACACTCACAATTGGCTGGAGATTCATCTATTAAAACTTCAATCCTAAAACATTTTGGGCACCAAAGACCACCCTGTCTATCACTATTTTACAGTTCCCACGCCAAGGCTTCTTTCTAAGCCCAACCATGTACAAGGTCTTTCAATCCATAAAATAACCAAGATCTAACGCAGTCAAACCTAcatgaaaataagaaacaatTTAATTgctattgtggtggtttgagaagTGAGGTCTTCGGAAGTAATTAAGTCATAAGGATGAAACTCTTGTGAATGGGATTCATGACTATAAAAGAAGTCCAAAATCGCTGTTTGTCCCTTCCCCATGTAAGTCCACAGCCACAGAGCCCTCTGCAAGACCCAACAGTAGATCCTCTCTTGGAAGCAGATCTGGCCTTCACCAGACACTCAAGCTGTTGGATCCTTGATCTTAAGGTCCCCAGCTTCCCAAACAGTgagaaataaaattctgttgtttaAAAATTATCCAGACTCAGATGTTCATTACAGTAGCACAAAAGAACTAAAAGAGGTGACTTCAACATTCGGACCACAGTGTGACGCAAATACAAAATGAGATGCCACAACAAATTCTCATAAATGGAACACTCCCACATAACCAGTCCTCAGAATAAGTCAATGCCTGGGGTAGTGCAGTGATAAGAACACTTACCAAGGATCTGTGGGACCCTTGGTTCAGTTCCAACACCAAATAGAGGGAAATATATATACTGAATTTCAGAAGATCCCTTCAGTCACTGGTTTCCCACCCACAAAAGTAGTTACTAACATTATGTATAGCATTatacttttttatataaatggaatcatatatATGATTTTGTCTATTGCTTAATATTGTttacaaaatttacaaaatatatctatatttcatttataattaCTATTTGCACATTCTATTTATTTCTCTAAATATTCCACTATGTGCTGGATGATGGTGgcagcggcacacacctttaatcccagaacttgggaggcagaggcaggtggatctctgagttcaaggccagcctagtctacaaagtgagttccaggacagctagggctacacagagaaaccctgtctcaaaaaacacaaaacaaaaaacccacccccaaaaaacaaaacaaaaaactatatatatatctatatatctatctatataatggatatatagatatatataatttttttcccaCCATGTTTAGCTTTTTGGACTAAACATTACCAATTCCTTCAAGAATTCTGCCTACAGCATTTGTGCCTGGGGCAGGAAACATCTGTGTTATATTTAACTGTATTTTGTTAGTTTGTTGCCACCTTACCTAGAACTTTCCATGTAGGTCAGACTGGTCTgagttcagagatctgcctgcgactgcctcctgggtgctgggattacattttTGTGCCGTATTTCTTGAgaatctctcactaaacctggagcccctcccccaaggcAGGTTCTCACCATGTAGTGCCATGACACCTGGCTAAGAAACAAATTAACAGgacacaaaactgaaaacaactaGATCTACTGGGTGTagggtgaagaaaaaaaaatgagcctgtGTGGTTGAGAGTGTCAATAAGCGGTATAAAAACTACAGAACAGGCCGCTGTTGGAGGCAGGTGGGTGGAATGTAGAGTAGAGTTCAGTGTTGATGAGTTGAATAGAGGTACCTGCGGCACATTCAAGTGAAGGTGTCTAGGTGGAAGTTCTGGGAAAAGAACTGACCTATGAGATAGAGATTATCAGCATACGAGGAAGAAGCAAATGGGTGAACATGTGAAACTGCCCAGGATGAGTGAGCAGAGTACAGTGATGCCTGGGCCAGTGACACACAATGATATACCCATATGTAAGGTAGAAGAAGCCGACTTTGGTTGGACACACAAGGCAAAGTGACGTGTCCCCTCCATGATAAAATTATTCTTAGAACTGCTATAACTTTAAAGATCACTTAGGATGTGGGGGTGCTGTTCAGTGATAGAGCTCTTGCTctgccccaccctgcccccataaAACACTAATCTTGTCTGttctttgcttgtgtttttgtgtatCTGTAATACCAGCCCTTCAGAAGCTGTGGCTGGAAAACCAAGAGTtagaggctagcttgggctacatgagacactgtgtcaaaaaaacaaaacccaaatatgCTGGCCCCCTCCCCTATCCTCCGaccattttgttttgctgtgtgtcTTGGCCAGAACACTAAATTCTATCTAGCATTTTTATCTATCCATGGTCACCCAATTCACTTCTGCCTTCTGAAGTCTTACTGACAATCCTTCAAACTTTGAAGGCTGTTGACATAATCCAACTCCTTTCTCTGTTGGACTAAACATTCCCAATTCCTTCAAGAATTCTGCCTACAGCATCCAGCCTCTGGTAGTCTTCTCTTGGGCACATTGTAGTCTGTGAATTTGTCAATAAACTCAATGCACAAAGCCTTCCTTTGTGGAAGCATGCTAATTTAGGCATGACACAGAAGTACTACCTGCTTATTAAAGGCTACACTTCCATTAAGGCAGACAAGATACACTATTAACTATCTGGATACATGTTAACTAAAATGTACCGTCCCCTTCCCTGAACATAAAACATGTAGCCAACTCTTCTTGTTAGAtttcctctccccacttctcctTCCCCCCATCTCTTAGGACAGtctcttatgtagctcaggctggcctcaacctatGCCCAGTCCTTCAGTCCTGCCCTCTTGGGGTgctgggactgtgtgtgtgtgtgtgtgtgtgtgtcctaataATGGGCTTCACATTTCTGCTCATTTTCCTTTTACTTAGGAAAAGCTTTCATCACGTGCCTTTCAGGAGAGCACTGATCAAGATATCTGATAGTGGACATCACCACCAACCAAACACATAGAAAACACCAGACAATGGAAATGTGAAGGGGTGACACTGACTCCAAACCTGTAATATTTTGATCCAGCTACAGGGTTCCGGTTCTAAGTTCAGACTTGGTGTTTAATAAGGAAATGGGTTAAGGCAACAATTCTTTTTGATTGGTTATTTCCTTTTGGGACTGCCTGTTTATTGGTTAGATCTGTTTTTGTATTCTCATCAGAAATGCTAATCTCTGCATTAGCAAGTTCCTTCAATATATAGAACCAGGCCTCGGTCAACACGGATTCTCTGAAATGTGAAACAGAAAATTCTCTCAGAAAATGGGATACCCCGGGACACACCTGTTTCAGGAGGCCCACCTCAAAGACAAGTAGCATTGCTACATTGTACCTGCAGCTGAAGGCAGAGGACCTGAACTCCTGGCTCTGTTCTAAACTGTTCACCACAGTGCAACGACAGCTAAGAGTTCACTcttccagaggcaggtggatctctgtgagtttgaggccagcctgggctaccaagtgagttccaggaaaggcgcaaagctacatagagaaaccctgtctcgaaaaaccaaaaaaaaaaaaaaaaaaaaaaaaagagttcactcTTCACAAAGCCAAAGACATTAGACTGGTGTTCTCAGTTCCTGGCTTCTTCCCTTGTGCCCATCTTGGACAGGAGCTTAACTGTGTTAATCGGTTTGAATCATGGCTCCATTCCTAGAGCCTTAAGGCCCTTCAGGAAGTTAAGCTGTGTTTAAAAATTGagttaaagctgggtggtgggggggggggggcggcggggggggcggcggcggcagcagcagcagcggacgcctttaatcccagcattcagaaggcagaggcaggagaatctctatgagttcgaggccagcctggtctacagagcgagatccaggacaggctccaaagctacacagagaaaccctgtctcgaaaaaactttaaaaaaaaaaaaagttaatagcagtgttttgatttttgtttttgttttgttttaattgtagtgggctttgtttgagatagggtcttttcCCTCAgtatcccaggccagcctgaatcctctggcctctgcctcacaactgctgggattacaaatgtcaGCTACTATGTCTAGTAATGAGCCAATTCATTTTAAAAGCTGAGGAAAAGCCCCCAaccattattatatataaatcacTTAGAAtcagcccagtggtggtggcccacatttaatcccagcacttgggaggcagaggcaggcaaatttctgagttctaggccagtcagggctacacggagaaatcctgttgaaaataactgaataaataacttaGTGCCAAATACAtattacacttaaaaaaaaagttaagatacCATTTCTTTAGTCCCTTGTCTTGAAACCAGTTTCTATTAATATGAACAGTATTCCATTGCTGGTTAGTGGGCCTAGTATTGACATCAGATTGAGATGTTAGCATGAAGatgggtcacttttttttttttttttttttttggtttttcgagacaaggttcctctgagtagctttgcgcctttcctggaactcacttggtagcccaggctggcctcgaactcaaagatccgcctgcctctgcctcccaagtgctgggattaaaggcgtacagcagcagcagcagcagcagcagcagcagcagcagcagcaccaccacccggcgcagATGGGTCACTTAAGGAGACAATGTTAAAAGCTTAGGCATGCAGTAGGAACCAGTTGTTATGGCTCCATGCTTCCACTGACTAGGAAGGCAAGGCAATTTCcttctgtgtgtaatttatttacaCATGCTAAGTCTCACCACATACCGCACATTCAAGGAAGATGGTTGAGCTGGCAGGGTTGTCAGGACAATCCCCGCTTCTGACTTTGTCTTACACCAAGGAAAATAAACCAGGGGCAGCATTGGGATGAGGGCATCGGGGTGAGGAGGGACAAGGTGAACAGTATGCAAGCAGCTCTCAGTGAGACAGGCAGGCAAGAGTTCTAGCCAATCAACACTTTATTTTTCCAGTTAACACCTACACAGATGTTACTACCCACTTAGACCCTAGCAGTCTCAACTGTGGTCCAGAAGAGTAGGTTTGTTCTTCCTCTCTAAGACAGTAAGAAGTCCCTCAGCTCAAACCGAGAGAGCATGCTCATCAACCACAGTGCTGGCAAAGTGCTAGGGGACCCTGCTGTCCTGCATCATGAGGGTGAACCAGGCAAGGGTACAGTGCAGGTTCGAGGCTACAGTGACCGAAGTGCAGCACTACTGGCCTGACAGCACTCCAGGTCTCTTCTTTTCTCAGAAGAGAACCTGCCCTAAAACGTGGTCAGTGCCTGTGGAAGGAGGAGTTGGCAAAGAGTGGGGAGCACGCTGGTAAGGACAGGACACAGCAGGGAAATAAAGCCAAGGGGAGTTAGGACAGTAGAGAAAAATGATAAAGTGCCTGAGCTAAACAACCAAGTGGGACATGAGGGCAGAGCAGCACAGGTCCctgaggacaggaagaagaaaaagaaagggcagACCAGCAGGGCTCGGGACACAATGAGAAGAGATGAGGCAGGGAAGCGAGTGCAGGCTATGGAGGACTTCCCTAGCCCCATCACATCCACTAACCCAAATGGAAAGTTATTTACAAACTTAAAACCAACCCTAGGCACAGGTACTGTACCAGGTCCcaggacagcaggcaggcaggcgggcaggtGGGCGGGCAGACAGTGGGCTGGCTTCTATCGGACAGCCAGCTTCTCCACACAGTGCCTCTccccagaggaggagggaaggaggagctgTGGCAGCCCTAGTCAGGAAGCCTCTGTGCCTGCACTCACTCTGCCACGGCTCATGGCTCAACCACGGCATGAGCCTCTTGGTCTGACTGGACCAGAGACGGACTGTCTGGccccaggggaggaggagggggggagggggaggaggagagggaggaggcagtACATCAGGGGGCTTTGGGGGCATCTCTGGTCCCAAGCCCAGCTCTGCATTCAGTTGCTCCAGCTCCCCCTGATCCAGCAACTCAAAGTCCTCAGTGGTGAgtacctcttcctcctcagggGCAGCCAGGGCTTGAGGTGAGTCCTGGGGAAGGGGCGGGAGcacagagggggagaggagggtaaCTGGACCACTTTCAGCCAGGCAAAGTGGGGGTGAGAGGGTGCTGGGTGGAGCCTCTGGGCTCAGGGTCTCCACTGGTCCTCCAGGAGAGCATTTCACTTCATCCTGGGGGGACCCTGCTCCATTGAAGTGCGTATTCACAAAGTGAAGCGGGGAGGAGAGCCGAAGCAAGGCTTCCTTGACGACAGCCTCTTCCTCTGTATCCAGGGCTTGCtttgtgagggctggagaggcagtGAGCAGGTCTTCAGGAGGGGCCAGCTctgcctcttccccctcccccagttctcGGCTCAGAGCCTCTTCTGGCTCACTTGGGAGGCTCTGCTGGTCCAAATCTGTGCAGAGAACACAGGGTTAGGAATGGGCTGGTTTCTCTGACTGGCCACAAAAGCCAGTAAGTTCACGAAGAGAACTTAAGAAGCCAGGCTCTGTGGCACACGTctattgtaatcccagcatttgaggggaggcaggagggatcAGGGGTTCAGGCCATCCTCTGCTATAGAGTTTGAagcaagcctgagctatataagatCCTTATCAAAAAGCAAAGTAGAGCTAGAGAgacggcttagtggttaagagcacttgctgctattgcagaagaccaaggttcgattcccagcacccacatggtggctcacaaccatccacaactccaactccaggaggtCAGTtgccctcttttgacttctgcaggcaccagacatgcatgtgttgtacacatacatgcaggccaaatactcacacacataaaataacagatctgaaaacaataaaaggaCAGTTAAAGaccacaaagcaaagcaaagtgaAGATGGAATACTGAGCCAAGGTCTTTGGGGAGCTTAGGGTAAATCAGAGAATCAACTAGCTAGAGGAAGCATTTCTGGAACTCAGAGAACAAAGCCTGCAACAAGTCAACATCAGGGAGCAGGAAGATTAAGAGGGCAAAGACTGCTCGTACCCTCAGAAACGTCTGTCAGTTGTGGGGTGGTGGCCCGAGATACAGAGAAGCCGCCGCTCTCTAAAATAGAAGCCTCCTCATCTGACAGCTCCGAGTCTGTAATAGCCAAGGCCAGTGCTGTTTTCTTCACATCCACCTGCAGAAGAACCAGGATGAAcccaaagggagggagggatacaAACACTTTACCCCAAGCCTTCCGGTCCCACCTACTCCAGAAGTGGTAGCTCTGAAGCAGTCagcttctcccccctccctctgcctttcagTTTTTGGAGAAGGGGTcttgtacagcccaggctggtctcaaactcataatgAATTCTTGCTCCTTCTGCTTCCACCCCTCAaataggattacaggtgtgcatcaccacacccagcttcccttGAGCCTTCTGTTTGACACCCCATCTTCCCTGGACCTCACCACTGGAGAGAAGCCAGCCAACTCTGCCTCGCTCTCACTCTCTGTTTCAGCCAGGGGCTCATCACCTGCTGGGGGTGCATTCTTCCCTTGCCGCTCTAGAGAAGGGCAATAAGGCAGTGTGAGCAAAGACAATGGGAGGAGACAAGTATGACTAAGGAACTGGAAATGATTTAGAGTCCAGGACACATCATGAGCCAAGAACCTCAGGCCCTCCCTCCCGCCTTTCCCTCGGGGTGAAGGGAACCCCTTACTCCTCTTGTCGTGTTTGTGGTGCAGGGCATCAGCTTCTGCTTTCATGCTGTAGTCCAACTGCATGAGCAAGGGCTCCAGGCGAGTGTACATCCTCTGGATCAGCTCATGATAAACCACCAGGGGCCACAGCAGGATACTCAACACTGTGGGTTAGAAAGTCCACTCAGAGCTCAGCATGCCAATTTCCCAAGAGCCTTCTTTAAACTGTCCCCTGGACAGGTAGGTCTAAACAAAGATGAGATCCTTCCCCAAGGCAGTGACATCCTCTTCCCTCATCTCCTACTCTCCTCCCCAGACAGGTAACTGACAAAGAAGACCCAGTCTGTCCTCCGGGTCAATCCAGGGAAAGAATAGGAAGGGCTTTGGAAAGGGCAGGGCTGGCCTCCACTCACAGACAATGTAGGAAATCATAATCCCTGGAACATAGTGTCCCAACACAGCTAGCACAGCACAGCCAGAACAGACTCGAGCACAGAACTGCGGAGAAGAGCACAGGTCTATGAAAACCCTGGACTAAGCCCATGTGCCCCGTCACCTAGGAAACACTACTCATCCGCTGGAAGAATGGGACCAGACTGGGAAACTACAGCAGATACTGCTCATACCgctcctctcccatcccctctggctcagGAACAACCACTACAGGAGGAGCTTTACCTGAGCTGGATTCTGCCTCTTGTACTGCAACAGCTCTTGCAGGTGAATCTGGAAGGTGAGCCAGCTCTCAGCCAGGTATCTGCACAACTCGGGCACACTCAGCAGGTGCGGCTGGGCGCCTGACCCCGCACCCTCACTGGGGAGACATGACATGACCCCTGGAAGCCTCAGAAACCAGCTTTCTAAAGCACTCACATCACTCTGAGATTGCTGATGAGCTCTTCAATCTGGAGACGTGGAAAACCCCACCTCCCCCAGAGGTCACCCTAGTCCGGGAAAGCAAATCCCCAGGATACTCAACTCTACCTCCACAGGAAAAGGCACATAAAAGTCTAGGGCCAGCACACTTTCGCTTGCTGCAAGCCCCTTCACTATACTGGGGCCTATGCGTGCAGAAGTAGCAGCCTTGCTCTTCTAGGAGCTGACCCGAACATGGTAAGCAGACCACATCTGGGCATCTTCTTTAAAAGGTGGTCTGTACTCACCTGTCAGAGTGTGGTTCCTCAGGGGGCGATGCTATAGAGAAAAAGGGGCACTAAATTAAGAGTGCAAGAGGCACTGAGAGACAGATCCCAAATCAGAAAGAACTGCTGCTCCCCGGCACTGTTCACGTCAAATTCTCACTTATAGGCATCAACCACTGCACAGGCACACAGAACTTCCTTCCTACGCTAACAACAGGCTGTACTACATGCTGCTTCTGCACCCTTTTTCTTTTTCGCAGTACTTGGAACTGAACCTGCGGTAAACATCAGGCAAATGATGTTATGTCCCCTGAGCTATGTCCCctgttccttgagacagggtaGGCCTTGAATTTGGaccctcccctgcctcagcctcttacgCAGCTGAGATGGCAGGTCTGTACCGCCAGGGCTACCTTTGTCTCCTTCTTTAGATTCAGCCTTTATCAAACACAGAAGCCCACACTTTATTCGTCTGTGTCCCCAATAATTTATACACGGCCCAATACATAGTTGTTCCACGATGCACATTAGGTGCGTGTAAGAAAGccaaaagaagccaggcagtggtagcacacacctttaatcccaggagggattgatctcgggaggcagaggtagggggattcctgtgagttagaggtcagcctagtctacagaggagGTCCAGGATAggaaggctacacagagaaaccctgcctcaaaaaacaacaaacaaacaaagtcccTACTTTTGCAATTCCTTACAAGTCCATGCACCTGATTAAGGGCATAGTAGGGAATTCTATCTCAGGTGCTTTGGCTACACACTCTAcagtcttttatttactttttgagacaatgtcacACTATGTAACTCGGGCTGGCCTAGacctcccagagatccgcctgtctctgtctcctgcgtactgggatcaaaggcgtgcaccaccacactccgCTCTAAACTCCACAG
This genomic window from Peromyscus leucopus breed LL Stock chromosome 13, UCI_PerLeu_2.1, whole genome shotgun sequence contains:
- the Retreg2 gene encoding LOW QUALITY PROTEIN: reticulophagy regulator 2 (The sequence of the model RefSeq protein was modified relative to this genomic sequence to represent the inferred CDS: inserted 2 bases in 2 codons; deleted 3 bases in 2 codons); protein product: MASGGGGTHTGAGGTSGLGLGLGLSLSMGEAXGDAEEEAAAAEAVGRLATSLWLRLRGWEAVLAAAQRLLVWXKPLHSLVTAAALNGLFWLLSSSSLRPFFVLSISLLTYFLLDLWHPRFLPDASASPPEEPHSDSEGAGSGAQPHLLSVPELCRYLAESWLTFQIHLQELLQYKRQNPAQFCARVCSGCAVLAVLGHYVPGIMISYIVLLSILLWPLVVYHELIQRMYTRLEPLLMQLDYSMKAEADALHHKHDKRKRQGKNAPPAGDEPLAETESESEAELAGFSPVVDVKKTALALAITDSELSDEEASILESGGFSVSRATTPQLTDVSEDLDQQSLPSEPEEALSRELGEGEEAELAPPEDLLTASPALTKQALDTEEEAVVKEALLRLSSPLHFVNTHFNGAGSPQDEVKCSPGGPVETLSPEAPPSTLSPPLCLAESGPVTLLSPSVLPPLPQDSPQALAAPEEEEVLTTEDFELLDQGELEQLNAELGLGPEMPPKPPDVLPPPSPPPPPPPPPLGPDSPSLVQSDQEAHAVVEP